The following are encoded in a window of Bdellovibrio svalbardensis genomic DNA:
- a CDS encoding sigma-70 family RNA polymerase sigma factor, whose protein sequence is MAKTKAKTPSSTDSGKKKTVTAKATGVRPLSKSAKDKVEVKPVVAEVVDETATHDVHDELSPVEADKAYAVPSVEEDIPEEIVIPKNVVVSDSSKALTSADPLVMYLNEIRRYKVLTKEEETALAKKYFETKDPEAAQAMVKANLRFVVKIAAEYSKFGAKMIDLIQEGNVGLMHAVREFNPYKGARLITYAVWWIRGYIQEYLMRQYSMVRIGTTQNQRKLFYQLQKEKEALDAMGIEPSLALISDRLGIPEDEVRDMAMRMSGRDVSLDRPVDDESGTSLGEMQKDFSDQPLDEQLARQEQLAILKEKLEEIRPELSEREKIILDERILNDEPLTLQEIGEKHGITREAVRQMEARVLKKIKTKMES, encoded by the coding sequence ATGGCAAAAACAAAGGCGAAGACCCCCTCTTCAACTGATTCTGGGAAGAAAAAAACAGTGACTGCAAAAGCCACTGGTGTTCGCCCTTTGTCCAAAAGCGCCAAAGATAAAGTGGAAGTAAAGCCGGTAGTTGCCGAAGTTGTGGACGAGACCGCCACTCACGACGTCCATGATGAGCTGAGCCCTGTCGAAGCCGATAAAGCTTATGCCGTACCGAGTGTGGAAGAAGATATCCCCGAAGAGATCGTCATTCCAAAGAATGTCGTTGTCAGTGATTCTTCGAAAGCTCTGACATCTGCCGATCCACTGGTAATGTATTTAAATGAAATCCGCCGCTACAAGGTTTTAACTAAAGAAGAAGAAACCGCATTGGCGAAAAAATATTTTGAAACCAAGGATCCTGAAGCCGCCCAAGCGATGGTGAAGGCCAACCTGCGCTTCGTCGTAAAAATTGCAGCGGAGTATTCTAAATTCGGCGCCAAGATGATTGACCTGATTCAAGAAGGAAATGTCGGTTTGATGCATGCCGTTCGTGAATTCAACCCCTATAAAGGGGCACGTTTGATCACCTATGCCGTCTGGTGGATTCGCGGTTATATTCAAGAGTACCTCATGCGTCAGTACTCCATGGTTCGCATCGGGACAACCCAGAACCAAAGAAAACTTTTCTATCAGTTGCAAAAAGAAAAAGAAGCTCTTGATGCCATGGGCATCGAGCCCAGCTTGGCTCTGATCAGTGATCGATTGGGAATTCCTGAAGATGAAGTTCGCGATATGGCAATGCGTATGTCAGGCCGTGACGTCAGCTTGGATCGTCCCGTTGACGATGAATCCGGCACCAGCCTTGGCGAAATGCAAAAAGACTTCTCTGACCAACCCTTGGATGAACAACTGGCAAGACAAGAGCAACTGGCGATCCTCAAAGAGAAACTCGAAGAAATCCGCCCGGAACTTTCTGAGCGAGAGAAAATCATTCTGGATGAAAGAATTCTGAATGATGAGCCTTTGACCCTGCAGGAAATTGGCGAAAAACACGGCATCACCCGCGAAGCAGTTCGTCAGATGGAAGCCCGTGTTCTTAAAAAAATTAAAACTAAAATGGAAAGCTAG
- a CDS encoding polyhydroxyalkanoic acid system family protein — MPKFTIDHKSSQPIQEAYAKIKEFLSNDQDIRKFDPKLQCDFNDSAMSCRMNGSQFKADVLVAAAGNGSTVSVTVDLPFMLAPFKGKVTETLQKKLAKYLA, encoded by the coding sequence ATGCCTAAATTTACTATTGATCATAAAAGCTCTCAGCCCATTCAAGAGGCCTATGCGAAAATCAAAGAGTTCCTGTCAAATGATCAAGACATTCGCAAATTTGATCCAAAGCTCCAATGCGACTTCAATGATAGTGCAATGAGTTGCAGAATGAATGGCTCTCAATTTAAAGCTGATGTGCTTGTTGCCGCTGCGGGCAATGGCAGCACAGTTAGCGTCACGGTGGACCTCCCCTTCATGCTGGCACCTTTCAAAGGCAAAGTTACCGAGACTTTGCAAAAGAAGCTTGCTAAATACTTAGCTTAA
- the aspS gene encoding aspartate--tRNA ligase, with the protein MKFVSQLKRSEYCGKLGSSHVGQKVVLMGWVDVRRDHGSLVFIDLRDREGIVQVVLDPNKPETAASKNLRGEFVLAVEGIVRARPDGMKNTKIKTGEIEIEATRCEILNESAVPPFQGGDENVNEMLRLKYRYLDLRTPRLQNHLMTRHKVAQVVRRFLSDNGFLEVETPILYKSTPEGARDYLVPSRVNPGTFYALPQSPQTLKQLLMIGGYDRYFQIARCFRDEDLRADRQPEFSQIDMEMSFIDQEDIMAMNEKLLRTIWKEIKGIDVGEIPRMTFQEAMDRYGNDKPDTRFGLEIKDLKSVVTGSGFKVFDDVIARGGIVRGIAVPKGGAYSRGQFDKLTEVAKRGGAKGLVWIKAEADGTFASPVSKFFSQEKLAEIFKTVGAGTGDCALIVADDYDIACASLSTLRMHVGRELNLIDTSKYKFLWVVDFPLLEYSSDEKRWVARHHPFTSPKDEFFGDLLGNNEAAYGKILAKAYDLVCNGYEMGGGSIRIYRNEIQQAMFRLLGMSEEETKHKFGFFLEALKYGTPPHGGIAWGLDRLVMLLCETEAIREVIAFPKTAKASDLMSDCPSEVNREQLAEVGVRLSPLAEKALEDSKKNS; encoded by the coding sequence ATGAAGTTCGTAAGCCAGTTAAAAAGGTCAGAGTACTGTGGCAAATTAGGCAGTTCTCATGTTGGTCAAAAAGTAGTTTTAATGGGTTGGGTGGATGTTCGCCGTGACCACGGAAGTCTAGTGTTTATCGATTTGCGCGATCGTGAAGGGATTGTGCAAGTAGTTTTGGACCCGAATAAACCCGAAACGGCTGCCTCTAAAAATCTTCGCGGTGAATTCGTTTTGGCCGTGGAAGGTATCGTGCGTGCACGCCCAGACGGTATGAAAAATACTAAAATTAAAACGGGTGAAATCGAGATCGAAGCAACTCGTTGCGAAATCTTGAATGAATCCGCAGTGCCGCCATTCCAAGGTGGGGACGAGAACGTTAACGAGATGTTGCGTTTGAAGTATCGCTATTTGGATTTGCGCACACCGCGTTTGCAAAATCATTTGATGACCCGCCATAAAGTGGCGCAGGTCGTTCGTCGTTTCCTGTCTGACAATGGCTTCCTGGAAGTGGAAACTCCGATTCTTTATAAATCAACACCGGAAGGCGCCCGCGACTATTTGGTTCCTTCACGCGTGAATCCAGGAACTTTCTATGCGTTGCCTCAGTCTCCGCAAACGTTGAAACAGCTTTTGATGATTGGCGGTTATGACCGTTATTTCCAAATTGCTCGTTGCTTCCGTGATGAAGACTTGCGTGCAGATCGTCAGCCAGAGTTCTCGCAAATCGATATGGAAATGTCTTTCATCGATCAAGAGGACATCATGGCGATGAATGAAAAACTTTTGCGCACTATTTGGAAAGAAATCAAAGGCATCGACGTGGGTGAAATTCCACGCATGACTTTCCAAGAAGCAATGGATCGTTACGGCAACGATAAACCTGATACGCGTTTTGGTTTGGAAATCAAAGACTTGAAATCGGTCGTAACAGGGTCGGGCTTTAAAGTTTTCGACGATGTTATCGCTCGCGGTGGTATCGTGCGCGGTATTGCTGTGCCTAAGGGCGGCGCTTATTCTCGTGGTCAGTTTGATAAATTGACTGAAGTCGCTAAGCGCGGTGGAGCGAAGGGCTTGGTTTGGATTAAGGCGGAAGCGGATGGCACATTTGCTTCTCCGGTATCTAAGTTCTTCAGCCAGGAAAAATTGGCAGAGATCTTTAAGACTGTAGGGGCTGGAACTGGCGACTGCGCGTTGATCGTTGCAGATGACTACGACATAGCTTGTGCGTCTCTATCGACTTTGCGTATGCACGTGGGCAGAGAATTGAACTTGATCGACACCAGTAAATATAAATTCCTGTGGGTCGTGGACTTCCCATTGCTTGAGTACTCTTCGGATGAAAAACGTTGGGTGGCTCGCCATCATCCGTTTACATCTCCGAAAGATGAATTCTTCGGCGATCTCTTAGGGAACAACGAAGCTGCTTATGGCAAGATCCTGGCGAAAGCTTATGACCTTGTATGTAACGGTTACGAAATGGGTGGCGGAAGTATCCGTATCTATCGCAATGAGATTCAGCAGGCGATGTTCCGTTTGTTGGGTATGAGCGAGGAAGAAACGAAACATAAATTTGGTTTCTTCTTGGAGGCTTTGAAGTATGGTACTCCTCCTCATGGTGGTATTGCTTGGGGTCTAGATCGCCTTGTGATGCTATTATGTGAAACAGAAGCCATTCGTGAAGTGATCGCCTTCCCTAAGACGGCGAAAGCTTCTGACTTGATGTCAGATTGCCCAAGCGAAGTGAATCGCGAACAACTGGCTGAAGTGGGTGTGCGCTTGAGTCCTCTGGCTGAAAAAGCTTTGGAAGATTCTAAAAAGAATTCTTAA
- a CDS encoding DUF4097 family beta strand repeat-containing protein, translating into MLKKLLLGFAALFLVLVGSLILMMGYVFNHPESIFDAFNSVTSKLTQGEPYEEKAEFFLQGIKSLQINSGRTNIQVLPYDGPSLKIEMTGKIPRFERGPFIAQGGDPSNLVLEIHEPLASNWVHININGHESSSVSDSSLVAKIYLPKNYVAPITIENIEGSVEVTVPKNKLYEFDLQSGTGKIENELLRRSRSEDSKVVEGINPAEVGKIRIVTTSGNISIKNSF; encoded by the coding sequence ATGTTGAAGAAGCTTCTTCTAGGCTTTGCGGCCCTCTTTCTGGTTCTTGTTGGCTCTTTAATCTTGATGATGGGCTATGTGTTCAATCATCCAGAATCAATCTTTGATGCTTTTAATTCCGTAACATCAAAACTTACTCAAGGTGAGCCTTATGAGGAAAAAGCCGAATTCTTTCTTCAAGGAATTAAAAGTCTGCAGATCAATTCCGGTCGAACAAATATTCAAGTGCTTCCCTATGACGGGCCCAGCCTGAAAATTGAGATGACTGGGAAAATCCCCCGCTTCGAGCGAGGTCCTTTCATCGCACAAGGTGGAGATCCTTCAAACTTAGTCCTGGAAATTCACGAACCTTTGGCTAGCAACTGGGTTCATATCAATATCAATGGTCATGAAAGCAGTTCTGTTTCTGACTCTTCTTTGGTTGCCAAAATTTATCTGCCAAAAAATTACGTGGCACCGATCACGATAGAAAACATCGAAGGATCGGTCGAGGTGACAGTTCCTAAAAATAAACTCTATGAATTTGATTTGCAGTCCGGTACGGGCAAGATTGAAAACGAACTACTCCGACGAAGTCGGAGTGAGGACAGCAAGGTAGTCGAAGGAATTAATCCCGCAGAGGTGGGCAAGATTCGTATCGTGACCACCTCTGGGAATATTTCAATTAAGAATTCTTTTTAG
- a CDS encoding DUF1266 domain-containing protein, with amino-acid sequence MQRVLPETDLEKKLMSMAAVFIEENHVLDDLYEIIGSDLVEGKELAPDVKEQVLDEIGEYFFRLDLNWGEEIKEDCLVILEDFWGVKSKEAALKTLEDIRTQGHRTKFNVLKNIAVADEKMSAASLEKFKQIFNFDFASEEQMQMTDDDHRLLANWMKKTDRFIGECGILAWDIARAVHLARLSFIVGYIDDNQAWAEILKLAPLAEGKFKDWREFALSFIIGRTFWAGEEDPQIKMVCERLLGHPASPWQFFPLSKD; translated from the coding sequence GTGCAGCGCGTACTTCCTGAAACTGACTTAGAAAAGAAATTGATGAGCATGGCCGCGGTTTTTATTGAAGAAAACCATGTTCTGGATGATTTGTATGAAATCATCGGTTCTGATTTGGTCGAGGGCAAAGAGCTGGCTCCTGACGTCAAAGAACAAGTTCTCGATGAAATCGGGGAGTACTTCTTCCGCCTGGACCTAAACTGGGGGGAAGAGATCAAAGAAGACTGTCTGGTCATCCTCGAAGACTTTTGGGGAGTGAAAAGCAAAGAAGCCGCTTTGAAAACTCTCGAGGATATCCGCACTCAAGGGCATCGTACGAAGTTCAATGTTCTTAAGAATATTGCAGTGGCAGATGAAAAAATGTCGGCCGCCTCTTTGGAAAAATTCAAACAGATTTTCAATTTTGATTTTGCCAGCGAAGAGCAAATGCAGATGACTGATGATGATCACCGTCTGCTGGCGAATTGGATGAAGAAGACAGATCGCTTCATCGGCGAATGCGGAATTTTAGCCTGGGACATCGCACGCGCAGTTCATCTGGCGCGCCTGTCCTTCATCGTCGGTTATATCGACGACAACCAAGCTTGGGCAGAAATCCTTAAACTTGCCCCTCTTGCCGAAGGAAAATTCAAAGACTGGCGCGAATTCGCCTTGAGCTTCATCATCGGTCGCACCTTCTGGGCCGGCGAAGAAGATCCTCAAATTAAAATGGTCTGCGAGCGCCTCCTCGGCCACCCCGCAAGCCCATGGCAATTCTTCCCCCTCAGCAAAGACTAA